One window of the Pelobates fuscus isolate aPelFus1 chromosome 12, aPelFus1.pri, whole genome shotgun sequence genome contains the following:
- the CST6 gene encoding cystatin-M isoform X2, with the protein MEVPGVALLTMCVMISLGALSLVPGGWSEGDPNSDGVKKVTAYCVKRYNMESNDVTLYNLIKIKSAQQQVVAGVNYKIVFFIGKTRCRKNGNMSLTNCPLQTGGNVKRLQCESEVNYVPWEDNITLQKQTCYPVSGHSTQ; encoded by the exons ATGGAGGTGCCCGGTGTGGCTCTCCTCACGATGTGTGTGATGATCTCGCTCGGGGCTCTCAGCCTTGTTCCCGGGGGGTGGTCGGAGGGGGACCCGAACAGTGACGGGGTGAAGAAGGTGACTGCGTACTGTGTGAAGCGATACAACATGGAGAGCAATGACGTCACTCTATACAACCTGATCAAAATAAAGAGTGCCCAGCAACAG GTTGTGGCTGGAGTTAATTACAAGATTGTGTTTTTCATTGGGAAAACCAGATGCAGAAAAAATGGAAACATGTCCTTGACTAACTGTCCTCTGCAAACCGGAGGAAACGTAAAG AGGCTGCAGTGTGAATCAGAAGTGAACTATGTTCCATGGGAAGACAACATTACACTTCAAAAACAAACTTGCTATCCCGTGTCTGGACACTCCACCCAATGA
- the CST6 gene encoding cystatin-M isoform X1 — translation MEVPGVALLTMCVMISLGALSLVPGGWSEGDPNSDGVKKVTAYCVKRYNMESNDVTLYNLIKIKSAQQQVQSQAGEVVAGVNYKIVFFIGKTRCRKNGNMSLTNCPLQTGGNVKRLQCESEVNYVPWEDNITLQKQTCYPVSGHSTQ, via the exons ATGGAGGTGCCCGGTGTGGCTCTCCTCACGATGTGTGTGATGATCTCGCTCGGGGCTCTCAGCCTTGTTCCCGGGGGGTGGTCGGAGGGGGACCCGAACAGTGACGGGGTGAAGAAGGTGACTGCGTACTGTGTGAAGCGATACAACATGGAGAGCAATGACGTCACTCTATACAACCTGATCAAAATAAAGAGTGCCCAGCAACAGGTACAGAGCCAGGCTGGGGAG GTTGTGGCTGGAGTTAATTACAAGATTGTGTTTTTCATTGGGAAAACCAGATGCAGAAAAAATGGAAACATGTCCTTGACTAACTGTCCTCTGCAAACCGGAGGAAACGTAAAG AGGCTGCAGTGTGAATCAGAAGTGAACTATGTTCCATGGGAAGACAACATTACACTTCAAAAACAAACTTGCTATCCCGTGTCTGGACACTCCACCCAATGA